The proteins below come from a single Holdemania massiliensis genomic window:
- a CDS encoding serine dehydratase subunit alpha family protein — protein MPESIKELVYPILKEELIPALGCTEPIAIAYACAKAKEVLGAFPEKMTVRCSGNIVKNVKGVVVPNTVNLKGIKTAALMGVVCGDASKGLQVIAGSTAQDVARVKELLHSDLCRVELIEGEENLQIWAILEQADNCVQLQIQREHTNITKIIKNGEVLLDKDDCSNQSSSTIDRSKLSVESIVHYVETEDLTDILPLLKKQVECNMAIAEEGLKNPFGSQVGRIMMQNNPNDLFTKVIAYAASGSDARMSGCNLPVVVNSGSGNQGMTCSVPVVVYAREKDVSEERMFQALALSNLITVHLKTGIGRLSAYCGAVSAACGAFSAITWLAGGNLRQIEMTITNLAGTISGMICDGAKPSCASKIASALSCGVIAHQMALNYIAFEEDTGIIKHDIEQTIDAVGKLSRDGMRITDQVILNMMISDE, from the coding sequence ATGCCTGAAAGTATTAAAGAGCTTGTTTATCCGATATTAAAAGAAGAGCTGATTCCGGCGCTGGGCTGCACGGAACCGATTGCGATTGCCTACGCCTGCGCGAAGGCGAAGGAAGTGCTGGGAGCCTTTCCGGAAAAAATGACAGTGCGCTGTTCCGGCAACATCGTCAAAAATGTAAAGGGCGTTGTCGTTCCCAACACAGTTAACCTCAAAGGCATCAAAACGGCAGCGTTAATGGGCGTTGTCTGCGGGGATGCATCGAAGGGGCTGCAGGTCATCGCCGGCAGTACAGCGCAGGATGTCGCCCGGGTAAAAGAGCTGCTGCACAGCGATCTGTGCCGGGTGGAGCTGATCGAGGGTGAAGAAAACTTGCAGATCTGGGCAATTTTAGAACAAGCGGACAACTGTGTGCAGCTGCAGATCCAGCGCGAGCACACCAACATTACGAAGATTATAAAAAACGGCGAAGTGCTGCTGGACAAGGACGACTGTTCCAATCAGTCCTCAAGCACGATTGACCGCAGTAAGTTAAGCGTCGAATCGATTGTCCATTATGTGGAAACGGAAGATCTCACAGACATCCTTCCGCTGTTAAAAAAACAGGTGGAATGCAACATGGCGATTGCTGAGGAAGGCTTGAAGAATCCGTTTGGTTCGCAGGTCGGCCGCATCATGATGCAGAACAATCCCAACGATCTGTTTACCAAGGTGATCGCCTATGCCGCCAGCGGCTCCGACGCGCGGATGAGCGGCTGCAATCTGCCGGTCGTCGTCAATTCCGGCAGCGGCAATCAGGGCATGACCTGTTCGGTGCCGGTCGTTGTTTATGCCAGAGAAAAAGACGTCAGTGAGGAAAGAATGTTTCAGGCGCTGGCCTTAAGCAATCTGATCACCGTCCATCTCAAGACCGGCATCGGGCGTTTATCTGCCTATTGCGGAGCTGTCAGCGCGGCGTGCGGCGCTTTCAGTGCGATCACGTGGCTGGCCGGGGGCAATCTGCGGCAGATCGAAATGACAATTACCAATTTAGCCGGAACGATCTCCGGGATGATCTGCGACGGCGCTAAGCCTTCGTGTGCCAGCAAGATTGCTTCAGCACTGAGCTGCGGGGTGATCGCGCATCAGATGGCGCTGAATTACATCGCCTTTGAAGAAGACACCGGAATCATCAAACATGACATTGAACAGACGATCGACGCAGTCGGCAAACTGAGCCGGGACGGCATGCGGATTACCGATCAGGTCATTTTAAACATGATGATCAGCGACGAATAG